The window GGCCCACCTCGGTCAACTCGGTCTTGCCTCTCTCCCGCCCGCCCCGCTTAGACTGTACCAGAGGGACTTGCAAGATATCCTCGAGCTTTTTCAAGTAAGTCCATATAAACTTATAGGAAAATCCCAATTTACGCGCTGCGGAGGCTATGGAGCCCGTCTCGTCTATGGCCTTCAGAATATCATATATGCCAGGCCCTATTATCTGGTTGCCGTTCCACTCCACCCAGACTCTGTACTTAACCTTGACGTCGTTAGGCACGGATTAAGGATAGCCGTTATTATTTACTTTTACAGTATGATTTTTCTACTGGAGAGGCAGCTGTAGATGTGATGGTCGACATCTCGGCGAAGGGCGATGTGGGCAGATACGCCGTAGCTTCCGCCGAGGCCTCTACAAGCGACGCTGTAAGTTGCGTCGTAGCGGCCTCTCTCGCGACGAAACAGGCATATAGGTATGTGCCGCTTCTACACCCGGTACCTCTATCAGCCTCGGCGGAGTGTAGCGGAGGCGCCGTCAAGGCGAGGGCCTGGACTGTGTGGAAGACGGGCGTGGAGATGGATGCGTTGTTCGGCGCCCTCGTGGGCGCCATAGCGGGCGGCGCTACCTACATCAAGAGATTACGCGTAGATACGAAGGTCAAGGGTGTAGAATACAGTCTGGAGGAGCCGAGAGGGGCCATAAAGGCCAACCGCCCGGATCTCGGCTATGTAGTTAAGGCACACGGTTATATACATCTAACCTCCACAAGACCTATAAAGGCCGGCTCTGTCGAGAAGGGCGACCCCATCTGCGCGGCGAGGACGATAGCCCCGCTCAACGCAAAGAGGCTATGCGAGCTTCTGCCTGTGGAGTGCGTGAAGCTCGAATACGCCAACAGCAGTATAGAGATAGGAGACGACTCGGTGGCCGTCGAGGTGGTCTTAAAAGGCAGAGACGTCTCGCCGAGCTTGGAGGCCCTGTTCGCCGCGGGCTCCGCGCTCTTGACAATCTGGGACATGTTGAAGAAATACGAAAAGGACGAAAACGGACAGTACCCCAACACCTACGTGGAGCTAGGACTTTAGCTTGTCGCCTCTAAACGGCGACGGGAAGAGATCCCTAAGATTCGCCGTAATCACCTTTCTCTTGTCGGCCGTCGCCATGATCACAAGAGCGTCGGGGTTGAACTCGGCTATGACTTGTCTACACGCCCCGCAGGGGGCCGCCGGCTCGTCCGAGTCGACAACCACCGCCACGGCCACTATATCCCTATCCCCCTCCGATACGGCCTTAAACACGGCCACCCTCTCAGCGCATACGGTCAGCCCGTAGCTGGCGTTCTCCACGTTGACGCCAGTGTAGATCTTGCCGCTTTTGGTCAACACGGCGGCGCCTACGCGGAACTTCGAATACGGCGCATACGCGTTTTTTAGGGCTTCCCGGGCCTTTTCCACGAGCTCCTCCATAAAAATATAAGGGGTAAAAGAGAGTTAGTGGCCGCAGAGGTAAGAGAGGCGATTGTAAAGACGGGGGCAGAGGTGGAGGACGGAGTATTGGCCACTATGCCTAGGAGTTTAAAATACACAGCGGCTCAGATAAGATCTATAATAGAATCATATAAAAGCTCAGATATATCTACTATTATTAATAATTTATCAAATATAAGAAATATTGAAGATGTGATACTATATATTACAATATTATCATATCTAGTAGGTAATAACATCAAGGGCAATGGGATGTTGGAAGCGTACTCCCGAGAGTTCGAGAAAATGGACA of the Thermoproteus uzoniensis 768-20 genome contains:
- a CDS encoding winged helix-turn-helix domain-containing protein — encoded protein: MPNDVKVKYRVWVEWNGNQIIGPGIYDILKAIDETGSIASAARKLGFSYKFIWTYLKKLEDILQVPLVQSKRGGRERGKTELTEVGQLLLRHYEEINSEINRLVPTWESKFQAIIDSLDKYRETSSEQEGEEELPLYSEDE
- a CDS encoding cyclic pyranopterin monophosphate synthase MoaC gives rise to the protein MVDISAKGDVGRYAVASAEASTSDAVSCVVAASLATKQAYRYVPLLHPVPLSASAECSGGAVKARAWTVWKTGVEMDALFGALVGAIAGGATYIKRLRVDTKVKGVEYSLEEPRGAIKANRPDLGYVVKAHGYIHLTSTRPIKAGSVEKGDPICAARTIAPLNAKRLCELLPVECVKLEYANSSIEIGDDSVAVEVVLKGRDVSPSLEALFAAGSALLTIWDMLKKYEKDENGQYPNTYVELGL
- the cdd gene encoding cytidine deaminase, which gives rise to MEELVEKAREALKNAYAPYSKFRVGAAVLTKSGKIYTGVNVENASYGLTVCAERVAVFKAVSEGDRDIVAVAVVVDSDEPAAPCGACRQVIAEFNPDALVIMATADKRKVITANLRDLFPSPFRGDKLKS